A window from Luteolibacter flavescens encodes these proteins:
- a CDS encoding YwqG family protein, which produces MTNKKLHQLIERLSLPGLLLRHTKRTTKSYLGGMPPADFTGEWPRWKGRPLAFLACIHLANVSKELPWLPKQGKLLFFCDLKDTPWGFDPADLGGWRVIHLTADGSEGFASPPATLPKKRRLPMKHLRFEKANLPPPSRHPSLNHVEFTFSQEEWLDEHLQSLVGPNPAHQMSSHAQAIQNAEMELECQLASNGIYVGEPSGYEDPRAEGLAAGASDWRLLLQVDSDEELDLMWCDSGKVYFWIREEDARSGDFSRTWMILQCF; this is translated from the coding sequence ATGACCAACAAGAAGCTCCACCAATTGATCGAGCGGCTTTCGCTTCCCGGATTGCTTCTGCGGCATACCAAAAGAACGACCAAATCGTATCTGGGAGGGATGCCTCCTGCGGATTTCACCGGGGAGTGGCCACGCTGGAAAGGTCGCCCCCTTGCATTTCTGGCATGCATTCATCTGGCCAATGTCAGCAAGGAATTGCCGTGGCTGCCGAAGCAGGGAAAACTCCTGTTTTTCTGCGATTTGAAGGACACGCCATGGGGCTTTGACCCCGCCGATCTCGGTGGCTGGCGGGTGATTCACCTGACGGCGGATGGAAGCGAAGGCTTTGCCTCCCCACCAGCAACCCTGCCCAAGAAGCGCCGACTGCCGATGAAGCACCTGCGTTTTGAGAAAGCCAATCTACCTCCACCATCGCGTCATCCTTCGCTGAACCACGTCGAATTCACCTTTTCACAAGAAGAATGGCTGGACGAACATCTCCAGTCGTTGGTTGGGCCGAATCCCGCCCACCAGATGAGCTCCCACGCACAAGCGATCCAGAATGCCGAAATGGAGCTGGAATGCCAGTTGGCTTCGAACGGCATATACGTGGGGGAACCCTCCGGATACGAGGATCCCCGCGCCGAAGGACTTGCCGCGGGAGCATCCGACTGGCGACTGCTGCTGCAGGTGGACTCCGATGAAGAACTCGACCTGATGTGGTGCGATTCGGGAAAAGTCTATTTTTGGATCCGGGAGGAAGATGCCCGTTCAGGCGACTTTTCCCGGACTTGGATGATTCTCCAATGCTTCTGA
- a CDS encoding magnesium transporter CorA family protein → MLRRLEIVDRRLCESVAEDARILLFITPDEAERRFLTDELGIDPHTLASASDPDELGRVEFEPGHAAIIFKRPKQYCADDNFFFKISSVGIFLFRERLVFVVAEDSLRFEGKHFQQINSLEELLLKVVFRCIWHFEEHLKVFNMIAEELEHKVNLSMENKHLLHMFTLEKSLVYYLNAISSNGRVIEKLKAFATRFRFTCDDVEFLDDITIENAQCHEMATTYSQVLASLVGARVSVVSNNLNVLMKRLMIVTIGLMLPTAVFSIFGMNVQLPIDESSGAFGFWIIIVLAILSGAAVFVLYRWKKL, encoded by the coding sequence ATGCTCCGGCGCTTGGAAATCGTTGATCGCAGGTTGTGCGAGTCGGTGGCGGAGGATGCGCGTATCCTGCTCTTCATCACGCCGGATGAGGCGGAGCGGAGATTCCTGACGGATGAGCTGGGGATCGATCCTCACACGCTGGCGTCGGCCAGCGATCCGGACGAGCTGGGGCGCGTGGAATTCGAGCCGGGGCATGCGGCGATCATCTTCAAGCGGCCGAAGCAGTACTGCGCGGACGACAACTTCTTCTTCAAGATCAGCTCGGTGGGGATCTTCCTCTTCCGCGAGCGGCTGGTCTTCGTGGTGGCGGAGGATAGCCTGCGCTTCGAGGGGAAGCACTTCCAGCAGATCAATAGCCTGGAGGAACTGCTGCTGAAGGTGGTCTTCCGCTGCATCTGGCACTTCGAGGAACACTTGAAGGTGTTCAACATGATCGCCGAGGAGCTGGAGCACAAAGTGAACCTCTCGATGGAGAACAAGCACCTGCTGCACATGTTCACGCTGGAGAAGAGCCTGGTGTACTACCTGAATGCGATCAGCAGCAACGGGCGGGTGATCGAGAAGCTGAAGGCCTTCGCGACGCGCTTCCGCTTCACGTGCGATGATGTGGAATTCCTCGACGACATCACCATCGAGAACGCGCAGTGCCACGAGATGGCGACGACCTACAGCCAGGTGCTGGCGAGCCTGGTGGGCGCACGGGTGAGCGTGGTGAGCAACAACCTGAACGTGCTGATGAAGCGGCTGATGATCGTGACCATCGGCCTGATGCTGCCGACGGCGGTCTTCAGCATCTTCGGGATGAACGTGCAGCTCCCCATCGATGAAAGCAGCGGCGCATTCGGCTTCTGGATCATCATCGTGCTGGCGATCCTGTCCGGGGCGGCGGTGTTCGTGCTCTACCGGTGGAAGAAGCTTTGA
- a CDS encoding serine/threonine protein kinase, whose translation MNPADIDEEISSAIMEVALSLDDPASRRVFLDRVFENREAAKVEMTGLLEAADGAATFFLEAREQRARVTATILSETHHGRPIVARRFIDDDAPPEKLGPYRLISRLGEGGGGVVYEAEQEHPICRRVALKIVRMEVENPNALARFDIERQALALMDHPNIAKVLDAGTTPTGKPYFAMELVTGEPITTYCNRHKLDCRARLELFVLVCNAIQHAHQKGIIHRDIKPSNVIVTRQDGANVPKIIDFGIAKSSDTARREAITAHDQFFGTPAYMSPEQVAMTGIDVDTRSDIFSLGVLLYELLTGATPIDRTTTSGPTFSEIRKTLLTWETLRPSEILAKLPPDRLRPLATERGTDPSSLASYVEGDLDWIVMMALEKNRTRRYQTANALATDIKRFLGYQPIAARPPSRVYVLAKFVRRNRLAFGAAVVLVTMLVTSLAITAAKYESERRNATEQLRLKNEAQAARNQENRLRKQADARSNVARTAFLLDQGRIDEADALRREYPLSSIEPSLEAAAVFRSLGDWNSENGSWDQAHQCFQLLRQANRLDVPQKILQGDDLMAIAAALLRADEVEYRAFRDEVMALYAPADGDQKAEHLLKVCLIHPAPRSMIERLRRDVATMGDPLRTPCPPWSALSLSLFHLRDGNGPEAMRACGTGLRIPSRKSSCEVSLEAVAAMVHHDLGHTALAEAALQRARDLTETCAGKDFENGKSIPPYWFDWVIAELLVKEAGQRIEGPVESPEHPK comes from the coding sequence ATGAACCCAGCCGACATCGACGAGGAAATCAGCAGCGCCATCATGGAGGTGGCACTCTCGCTGGACGACCCCGCCTCGCGCCGCGTCTTCCTCGACCGCGTCTTCGAAAACCGCGAGGCCGCGAAGGTCGAGATGACCGGCCTGCTGGAGGCTGCCGACGGTGCCGCCACCTTCTTCCTGGAGGCCCGCGAGCAGCGCGCCCGCGTCACCGCCACCATCCTCTCCGAGACCCACCACGGCCGGCCCATCGTCGCACGCCGCTTCATCGATGACGATGCACCGCCGGAAAAGCTCGGCCCCTACCGCCTCATCTCCCGCCTCGGCGAGGGCGGCGGCGGCGTTGTCTACGAGGCGGAGCAGGAGCACCCCATCTGCCGCCGCGTCGCGCTGAAGATCGTCCGCATGGAGGTGGAGAATCCGAATGCCCTCGCCCGCTTCGACATCGAGCGGCAGGCGCTCGCCCTCATGGACCACCCGAATATCGCGAAGGTCCTCGACGCCGGCACCACCCCCACGGGCAAGCCCTACTTCGCCATGGAGCTCGTCACCGGCGAGCCCATCACCACCTACTGCAATCGCCACAAGCTCGACTGCCGCGCGCGACTCGAGCTCTTCGTCCTCGTCTGCAATGCCATCCAGCATGCCCACCAGAAGGGCATCATCCACCGCGACATCAAGCCGTCGAATGTGATCGTCACCCGGCAGGACGGCGCGAATGTCCCGAAGATCATCGACTTCGGCATCGCGAAGTCCTCGGACACCGCACGCCGCGAGGCCATCACCGCGCACGATCAATTCTTCGGCACGCCCGCCTACATGAGCCCCGAGCAGGTCGCCATGACGGGCATCGACGTGGATACCCGCAGCGACATCTTCAGCCTCGGCGTCCTCCTCTACGAGTTGCTCACCGGTGCCACGCCCATCGATCGCACCACCACCTCCGGCCCCACCTTCTCCGAGATCCGCAAGACCCTGCTGACCTGGGAAACCCTCCGCCCCTCCGAGATCCTCGCGAAGCTCCCGCCGGACCGCCTGCGCCCGCTCGCCACCGAGCGCGGCACCGATCCCTCCTCGCTCGCCAGCTACGTCGAGGGAGACCTCGACTGGATCGTCATGATGGCTCTGGAGAAGAACCGCACACGCCGCTACCAGACGGCGAATGCCCTGGCCACGGACATCAAGCGCTTCCTCGGCTACCAGCCCATCGCCGCCCGACCGCCATCCCGCGTCTATGTCCTCGCGAAATTCGTCCGGCGGAATCGCCTCGCCTTCGGTGCCGCTGTCGTCCTTGTGACGATGCTCGTCACCAGCCTCGCCATCACCGCCGCGAAGTACGAGAGCGAACGTAGGAACGCCACCGAGCAGCTCCGCCTGAAGAACGAGGCACAGGCCGCGCGCAACCAGGAGAACCGCCTCCGCAAGCAGGCCGACGCCCGCTCGAATGTCGCCCGCACCGCCTTCCTCCTCGACCAGGGCCGCATCGATGAAGCCGACGCGCTACGCCGCGAGTATCCCCTCTCCTCCATCGAGCCCTCGCTCGAGGCCGCCGCCGTCTTCCGCTCCCTCGGCGACTGGAACTCCGAGAATGGAAGCTGGGATCAGGCGCACCAGTGCTTCCAGCTCCTCCGCCAGGCGAACCGCCTCGACGTCCCGCAAAAGATCCTCCAAGGCGACGACCTCATGGCAATCGCCGCCGCCCTCCTCCGCGCGGACGAGGTGGAGTACCGCGCCTTCCGCGACGAGGTGATGGCCCTCTACGCCCCCGCCGATGGCGACCAGAAGGCCGAGCATCTCCTGAAGGTCTGCCTCATCCACCCTGCACCCCGCAGCATGATCGAGCGGCTACGGCGCGACGTGGCCACCATGGGCGACCCCCTCCGCACCCCCTGCCCGCCCTGGTCCGCCCTCTCGCTCTCCCTCTTCCACCTCCGCGACGGGAATGGCCCCGAGGCCATGCGCGCCTGCGGCACCGGCCTCCGCATCCCCTCGCGGAAAAGCTCCTGCGAGGTCTCCCTTGAAGCCGTGGCCGCCATGGTCCACCACGACCTCGGCCACACCGCCCTCGCCGAGGCCGCACTCCAGCGCGCCCGCGACCTCACCGAAACGTGCGCCGGCAAGGACTTCGAAAACGGCAAGTCCATCCCCCCCTACTGGTTTGACTGGGTCATCGCCGAACTCCTCGTCAAGGAAGCCGGCCAACGCATCGAAGGCCCCGTCGAATCCCCCGAACACCCCAAGTAG
- a CDS encoding ECF-type sigma factor yields the protein MGTTTGCPEIRADEFCFSSAELMPVVYDELRRLAAFRLDRESASKTLQPTALVHEAWLRLSEIDGKMWQSKEHFFNAAAQAMRRILVDRVRAQTRQKRTRPPENLDAGVFEDDSHILLIHDCLTKLEKIDPYSAKVVLLKFYGGLSSEEISQVTGRSMRSVERQWMFAKAKLYRLIQEDHQR from the coding sequence ATGGGAACGACCACCGGATGCCCGGAGATCAGGGCGGACGAGTTCTGCTTTTCTTCCGCGGAGTTGATGCCCGTCGTCTATGACGAGCTCCGGCGCCTCGCTGCCTTCCGCCTCGACCGGGAGAGCGCCAGCAAGACCCTCCAGCCCACCGCGCTCGTCCACGAGGCATGGCTCCGCCTCTCCGAGATCGATGGGAAGATGTGGCAAAGCAAGGAACACTTCTTCAATGCCGCCGCCCAGGCCATGCGCCGCATCCTGGTGGACCGCGTGCGCGCCCAGACCCGCCAGAAGCGCACCCGCCCGCCGGAGAATCTCGACGCCGGAGTCTTCGAGGACGACTCCCACATCCTCCTCATCCACGACTGCCTCACCAAGCTGGAAAAGATCGACCCCTACTCCGCGAAGGTCGTCCTCCTGAAATTTTACGGCGGCCTCAGCAGCGAGGAGATCAGCCAGGTCACCGGCCGCAGCATGCGCTCCGTGGAGCGCCAGTGGATGTTTGCAAAGGCGAAGCTCTACCGCCTCATCCAGGAAGACCACCAGCGCTGA
- a CDS encoding thrombospondin type 3 repeat-containing protein has protein sequence MKQTILPLLMTGAAIVPLQAQLVGTETFTYADGPLADKNGGTGFDFNNITDIHTGTKSDWDVTGGTPTVTNGAFVTNNTGAKREYNGPTEGSAGGEGDDTERSGAVRGTGRVFYRFTMKRNPGTPWAGASSMDFGTERAFFGMPGGTGVTGQVEWGCQIAGSTTYRTGIAADDQTHTFVALLDFDYDRIALWVDPSATDYYDPVNGSHSADAVGSFTGNNWSTAVRLASGGVTTFDDLSVALDPVSAGLKDFTDVDQDGLPASWEEFHGLDDNDDGTVGETSPGAKNGPNGALGDPDGDTITNAVEFADKTFPTSSDTDGDGLDDKREKTLGTNPLLDDTDGDNLTDGSEVDMLLTNPLNADTDGGGTADFTETALSTNPRAGQGADDPDTNGNMQLVGLEYFDTYVDGPISGASEGIGWDYDNSALGETFLGHTTLASAWTNVTGTPVVQAGTLLTQESAVRRAFHGGTTRPAAVVGEAAGYWREDAAGTGVNGSDVLYIKVNITRQAGATWSGLSLYDFGAEKVFLGVPSGLSPRGVREYAIEQTPGGPITKFSGVPAVTATPATLVARYDFVASRVDLWVNPDLDSPESSTPILATLNMPTAHMRGTSMRLGSGGSGTTGWDQLVVATTWDTLSSLPSDRDGDRMPDAYELIWGFNPDVNDADEDADNDGRTNLQEYRDGTNPTDADSDNDGLTDGEEAAAGTSPLDPDADRDGILDGDEVKVHGTDPHKADTDDDGQTDGGEIQGTGGVTSDPTDPNDTVGAPLGLIGMEDFAYTDGTIEGLTGGTYFDYENWLFNGPFVGHTSTTSDWDGTAAVAGGKLVTRETYAYRDFNGPTEGAGNNEAPTDARMGAVNDDANFLSRVVYFKTTMTRRAGAVLSVFGPDDFNAERLGFGVVNNGGPSQWGIRVGNESTTDGGTLGVVDGQTYTVVGKLDFTGNRLTMWVDPNLGTTEAANPARVTRVYEGTNWTSGVRFTSTGTGDTEWDDVVVANTWAQLVGENDDAVQLRVTGFDRVAGTMSLMATGIPAGETFHLRSSTNLQSFVPLVPAFNFNSNTPQPFVVPVAPGTVPKLFFRAEEGASPAP, from the coding sequence ATGAAACAAACGATCCTCCCGCTCCTGATGACCGGGGCGGCCATCGTTCCCCTCCAGGCTCAACTGGTGGGAACGGAGACCTTCACGTATGCCGATGGACCGCTGGCCGACAAGAACGGCGGCACCGGCTTCGACTTCAACAACATCACCGACATCCACACGGGCACGAAGTCCGACTGGGATGTCACGGGCGGCACGCCGACGGTGACGAATGGTGCCTTCGTGACAAACAACACGGGCGCGAAGCGCGAGTACAACGGCCCGACGGAGGGCTCGGCGGGCGGCGAGGGCGACGATACCGAGCGCTCCGGCGCGGTGCGTGGCACGGGCCGCGTCTTCTACCGTTTCACGATGAAGCGGAATCCGGGGACGCCATGGGCTGGCGCGAGCAGCATGGACTTCGGCACGGAGCGCGCCTTCTTCGGCATGCCGGGCGGCACGGGCGTGACGGGCCAGGTCGAGTGGGGCTGCCAGATCGCGGGCAGCACGACGTATCGCACGGGCATCGCCGCGGATGACCAGACGCACACCTTCGTCGCGCTGCTGGACTTCGACTACGACCGCATCGCGCTGTGGGTGGATCCCTCGGCGACGGATTACTACGATCCGGTGAATGGCTCGCACTCGGCAGATGCGGTGGGTTCCTTCACGGGGAACAACTGGTCCACGGCGGTGCGCCTGGCCTCGGGCGGCGTCACGACTTTCGACGATCTCTCGGTGGCTCTCGATCCGGTGAGCGCGGGCCTGAAGGACTTCACGGATGTGGACCAGGACGGGCTGCCTGCTTCGTGGGAGGAATTCCACGGGCTGGATGACAATGACGACGGCACGGTGGGTGAGACCTCGCCGGGCGCGAAGAACGGCCCGAACGGCGCGCTGGGCGACCCGGACGGCGACACGATCACGAATGCGGTCGAGTTCGCGGACAAGACCTTCCCGACTTCATCCGATACCGATGGCGATGGCCTGGATGACAAGCGCGAGAAGACGCTGGGAACGAACCCGCTGCTCGACGACACGGACGGCGACAATCTGACGGACGGCTCCGAGGTGGACATGCTGCTGACGAACCCGCTGAATGCGGACACGGACGGCGGCGGCACGGCGGACTTCACGGAGACCGCGCTTTCCACAAATCCGCGCGCGGGTCAGGGCGCGGATGATCCGGACACGAATGGCAACATGCAGCTCGTGGGTCTGGAATACTTCGACACCTACGTGGACGGGCCGATCTCGGGCGCGTCCGAGGGCATCGGCTGGGACTATGACAACAGCGCGCTCGGCGAGACCTTCCTCGGCCACACGACGCTGGCGAGCGCGTGGACGAATGTGACGGGCACGCCGGTGGTGCAGGCCGGCACGCTGCTGACGCAGGAGAGCGCGGTGCGCCGTGCCTTCCACGGCGGGACCACGCGGCCCGCGGCAGTGGTGGGCGAGGCGGCGGGCTATTGGCGCGAGGATGCCGCGGGCACCGGCGTGAATGGCAGCGATGTGCTCTACATCAAGGTGAACATCACGCGCCAGGCGGGTGCCACGTGGAGCGGCCTGAGCCTGTATGACTTCGGCGCGGAGAAGGTCTTCCTCGGCGTGCCGAGCGGCCTGAGCCCGCGGGGCGTGCGCGAGTATGCGATCGAGCAGACACCGGGCGGGCCGATCACGAAGTTCTCCGGCGTGCCGGCGGTGACGGCCACCCCGGCGACGCTGGTGGCGCGCTATGACTTCGTGGCCTCGCGCGTGGACCTGTGGGTGAATCCCGACCTGGACTCGCCCGAGTCCTCGACGCCGATCCTGGCGACGCTGAACATGCCGACGGCGCACATGAGGGGGACCTCGATGCGCCTGGGCTCCGGCGGCTCCGGCACCACGGGCTGGGACCAGCTCGTGGTGGCCACCACGTGGGACACGCTGAGTTCCCTGCCATCCGACCGCGACGGCGACCGCATGCCGGATGCCTACGAGCTGATCTGGGGCTTCAATCCCGACGTGAACGATGCCGACGAGGATGCGGACAATGACGGCCGCACGAACCTCCAGGAGTATCGCGACGGCACGAACCCGACCGACGCCGACTCCGACAATGACGGCCTGACCGATGGCGAGGAAGCTGCCGCCGGAACCTCGCCGCTGGACCCGGACGCGGACCGCGACGGCATCCTGGATGGAGACGAGGTGAAGGTCCACGGCACCGACCCGCACAAGGCGGACACGGACGACGACGGGCAGACCGATGGCGGCGAGATCCAAGGCACCGGCGGCGTGACCTCCGATCCCACGGACCCGAATGACACGGTCGGCGCACCGCTCGGACTCATCGGCATGGAGGACTTCGCCTACACGGACGGCACCATCGAGGGCCTCACGGGTGGGACGTACTTCGACTATGAGAACTGGCTCTTCAACGGCCCCTTCGTCGGCCACACCTCGACGACGTCCGACTGGGACGGCACGGCGGCGGTGGCAGGCGGGAAGCTGGTGACGCGCGAGACCTATGCGTATCGCGACTTCAACGGCCCGACGGAAGGTGCGGGGAACAACGAAGCACCGACCGATGCCCGCATGGGTGCCGTGAACGATGATGCGAACTTCCTCTCCAGGGTGGTTTACTTCAAGACGACGATGACGCGCCGCGCGGGTGCGGTGCTGAGCGTCTTCGGCCCGGATGACTTCAATGCGGAGCGCCTCGGCTTTGGCGTCGTGAACAACGGTGGCCCCTCGCAGTGGGGCATCCGCGTGGGCAATGAATCGACCACGGACGGCGGCACGCTGGGCGTGGTGGACGGACAGACCTACACGGTGGTGGGCAAGCTGGACTTCACCGGGAACCGCCTGACGATGTGGGTGGACCCGAACCTCGGCACCACCGAGGCGGCGAATCCGGCGCGCGTGACGCGTGTCTATGAAGGCACGAACTGGACGAGCGGCGTGCGCTTCACCTCGACCGGCACGGGTGACACCGAGTGGGACGACGTGGTCGTGGCGAATACCTGGGCGCAACTGGTCGGCGAGAACGACGATGCGGTGCAGCTCCGCGTGACCGGCTTCGACCGCGTGGCGGGAACGATGAGCCTGATGGCGACGGGTATCCCTGCGGGCGAGACCTTCCACCTGCGGAGCTCGACGAACCTGCAGTCCTTCGTGCCGCTGGTGCCTGCGTTCAACTTCAACAGCAACACGCCGCAGCCCTTCGTGGTGCCGGTGGCCCCGGGCACGGTGCCGAAGCTCTTCTTCCGCGCGGAGGAAGGTGCGTCGCCCGCACCGTGA
- a CDS encoding sigma-70 family RNA polymerase sigma factor: MRDHAFESLLVEHQRSLLLFIKSQVANHHEAEDLLQRTNVILWQKRGNFEEGSNFRAWAFAIARLEMMNQLRQLQRDRKVFTDEEAGERVADATSRTAHGDETSLIALRDCLKRLPPRDRELLFVRYSTDRPLKDYAENLSRSPGTLKARLHRIRERLRKSIMIRLRELEPTMAGGAVD, encoded by the coding sequence ATGAGAGATCACGCGTTCGAGAGCCTGCTGGTGGAGCACCAGCGGTCGCTGCTGCTTTTCATCAAGTCGCAGGTGGCGAACCATCATGAGGCGGAGGACCTGCTGCAGCGGACGAATGTGATCCTGTGGCAGAAGCGGGGGAACTTCGAGGAGGGGTCGAATTTCCGGGCGTGGGCCTTTGCCATCGCGCGGCTGGAGATGATGAACCAGCTCCGCCAGCTCCAGCGGGACCGGAAGGTATTCACGGACGAGGAAGCGGGCGAGCGGGTGGCGGATGCCACGTCGCGGACGGCGCACGGGGACGAGACGTCATTGATCGCGCTGAGGGATTGCCTGAAGCGGCTGCCGCCACGGGACCGCGAGCTGCTCTTTGTGCGATACTCGACGGATCGTCCGCTGAAGGACTATGCGGAGAACCTGAGCCGCAGTCCCGGCACGCTGAAGGCGCGGCTGCACCGCATCCGCGAGCGGCTGAGGAAGAGCATCATGATCCGCCTCCGCGAGCTGGAGCCGACGATGGCGGGCGGCGCGGTGGATTGA
- a CDS encoding DR2241 family protein — protein MKLSERLTEAIAGGICQIGQVAILPQAGGAGHVLRHIDDGDTAADLLENHHGPAAARDISTWTEDGRYRFTKAEQSLKRGWQLHLADDAELLQALDLFYPAAVGLWLAQQDGRLEVEHLRDKLNRQTGMYRFARNLSDTGAQALVREVCGPANCCVKKILWQIDADTPLEDSEASRYDGIPGDRDRTRALPLLCREACNHFVAEARKASKAESDAKAEKVES, from the coding sequence ATGAAGCTTTCCGAACGCCTCACCGAAGCCATTGCCGGCGGCATCTGCCAGATTGGCCAGGTCGCCATCCTCCCGCAGGCCGGTGGCGCCGGCCACGTGCTCCGCCACATTGACGACGGAGACACCGCTGCCGATCTGCTAGAAAACCACCACGGTCCAGCAGCCGCGCGCGACATTTCCACCTGGACGGAGGACGGCCGCTACCGCTTCACGAAGGCCGAGCAATCCCTCAAGCGTGGCTGGCAGCTCCACCTCGCCGATGATGCGGAGCTTCTCCAGGCGCTCGATCTCTTCTACCCCGCCGCCGTCGGTCTGTGGCTCGCGCAGCAGGATGGCCGCCTGGAAGTCGAGCACCTGCGTGACAAGCTCAACCGGCAGACCGGCATGTACCGCTTTGCCCGGAATCTCAGCGACACCGGTGCCCAGGCGCTCGTCCGCGAGGTCTGCGGCCCCGCGAACTGCTGTGTGAAAAAGATCCTCTGGCAGATCGACGCCGATACCCCGCTCGAGGACAGCGAGGCCAGTCGCTACGACGGTATCCCCGGAGACCGCGACCGCACCCGGGCGCTCCCCCTTCTCTGCCGCGAGGCCTGCAATCACTTCGTCGCCGAAGCCCGCAAGGCCTCGAAGGCGGAGTCCGATGCGAAGGCGGAGAAGGTTGAGAGTTGA
- a CDS encoding CbiX/SirB N-terminal domain-containing protein: MPFTPKPHAALLIVGHGSTENPDSSTPYFDHADEIRRLGAFGEVHCCFWKEEPSMREAEYLIDAEEVYVVPDFISEGYFTQEVIPRELRLDGPTTRRAGKTWHYTLPVGVHPSMTGLLLARAKEVAPDADPAQTTLFIVGHGTGLNQNSTKAIKDQVALIKSSGAGYAEVLDAYMEEAPLIADWATLATTPNVVVVPFFIADGLHSYQDIPVLLGFEAEPGEAASQREVFRHNPHHLQGKTLYYSSAIGTERHLADVILDQVSDFDAKHLLPK; encoded by the coding sequence ATGCCCTTCACTCCCAAGCCGCACGCCGCCCTGCTCATCGTCGGCCACGGCTCCACCGAGAATCCGGACTCCTCCACGCCCTACTTCGACCATGCCGACGAGATCCGTCGGCTCGGTGCCTTCGGCGAGGTCCACTGTTGCTTCTGGAAGGAGGAGCCCTCCATGCGCGAGGCGGAGTATCTCATTGATGCCGAGGAAGTCTATGTCGTCCCTGACTTCATCAGCGAAGGCTACTTCACCCAGGAAGTGATCCCCCGCGAGCTCCGCCTCGACGGCCCCACCACCCGCCGCGCCGGGAAGACCTGGCACTACACCCTCCCCGTGGGCGTCCACCCCTCCATGACCGGGCTGCTGCTCGCCCGCGCGAAGGAAGTGGCCCCCGATGCCGACCCCGCGCAAACCACCCTCTTCATCGTCGGCCACGGCACCGGGCTGAACCAGAACTCCACCAAGGCCATCAAGGACCAGGTGGCCCTCATCAAGTCCTCCGGCGCCGGCTACGCCGAGGTGCTCGACGCCTACATGGAAGAAGCGCCCCTCATCGCCGACTGGGCCACCCTCGCCACCACGCCGAATGTCGTCGTTGTCCCCTTCTTCATCGCGGACGGCCTCCACAGCTACCAGGATATCCCCGTGCTCCTCGGCTTCGAGGCCGAGCCCGGCGAGGCCGCCAGCCAGCGCGAGGTCTTCCGCCACAATCCCCACCACCTTCAGGGCAAGACCCTCTACTACTCCTCCGCCATCGGCACCGAACGCCACCTCGCCGACGTGATCCTCGACCAGGTCTCCGACTTCGACGCGAAACACCTCCTCCCCAAATGA
- a CDS encoding lipoate--protein ligase family protein: MLPHLQLWPDPTPRDGPENMAVDQWLAETCEVPVLRSYRWLPGWGSYGYFVKTADLPDHGGDLRWVRRWTGGGIVDHRADWTYTLFIPRGHALAEARGAESYRVIHAALVTALRAGGVEARLSGEMPPAAGGECFLQPVEHDVLDAAGRKIAGAGQRRTARGLLHQGSVAVSAPGESLHAQALALATALAGQVSEREFFPDTGWLEEVVADRFGSAAWQARR; encoded by the coding sequence GTGCTGCCTCATCTCCAGCTCTGGCCCGACCCGACCCCGCGCGATGGCCCGGAAAACATGGCCGTGGACCAGTGGCTGGCGGAGACGTGCGAGGTGCCGGTGCTGCGCAGCTACCGGTGGCTGCCGGGCTGGGGGAGCTACGGGTATTTCGTGAAGACGGCGGACCTGCCCGACCACGGCGGGGACCTGCGGTGGGTGCGGCGCTGGACGGGCGGGGGCATCGTGGACCACCGGGCGGACTGGACCTACACCCTCTTCATCCCGCGTGGCCACGCGCTGGCAGAGGCGCGGGGGGCGGAGAGCTACCGGGTGATCCACGCCGCGCTGGTGACGGCACTGCGGGCGGGGGGCGTGGAGGCAAGGCTCTCCGGCGAGATGCCACCGGCGGCCGGCGGGGAGTGCTTCCTCCAGCCGGTGGAGCACGACGTGCTGGACGCGGCGGGGCGGAAGATCGCCGGAGCGGGGCAAAGACGCACCGCCAGGGGTCTGCTGCACCAGGGGTCGGTGGCGGTGTCTGCCCCCGGCGAGTCTCTTCATGCTCAGGCGCTTGCTTTGGCCACGGCGCTTGCAGGGCAGGTGAGCGAGCGGGAGTTTTTCCCGGATACCGGTTGGCTGGAGGAAGTGGTGGCGGACAGATTCGGCAGCGCCGCGTGGCAGGCGCGGAGGTGA